The nucleotide sequence GCATTAATCCGTATCATTTGGGTCTGAAAATTTTGGAGGACATCGAAAAACGCTGGGATAATCCGACCAAGGAAGAGCAGGAGCGCTTCGGACGCAAGCCAGGAGAGGGACGCGCGAAAATTTTCGAGGTGCGCGAGCTGGAGTCCGACATCAGCTTCATACGCAACTTCCTGACCAAGGACCTCGTCAGTGATCTGGATTTATATATGTTCGGCAAGCAGGGCAACGACTGGGTTGTTGCGGAAAAGCAGTGGGAACAGGTACGCGATGGTCTTGCGGGCACACGGGTTAACGGGGGATTCCCTTATGTACTCGTGCACGATGGGGATTACTTACGCTCCGGCGAGATGTACTTGAAGCATCATTTTGAAGGGCTGGAGCTGGATGTCAAATACGTAGAAAAAACATTGCCTTACATCTATACCTTGTGGGGGAAATCCGTTCACCTGGAATCGATGGTGGAGGATCGACAAGTGTTGTTTACGTACGACGGTAAGAAAGTGCACCGCCGCTTTTTATAGGGAAAAAAGGCCGCATGCCCGGTGGAAGCTGACCGAGCGTGCGGCTTTTTCTACGTGTCCGAACTAGGACAACTGATCCGTAATCCCGATGTGGCTGCTGATCCCGCCATCCATGGTGATGCTCGCTCCGTTGATGTACCCGCTATGTGGTCCGACGAGATGATAAATCATCTGGGCGATTTCCATCGGCTGAGCTACGCGTTTCACCGGGCTTTTGGCGATGACCCGATTCATGTAATCCGAAATATCCTCCGGCCGTACGCCCATCGCCGTATCCACATATCCCGGACAGATGGCGTTGCAAGTAATCCCGTGCTCTCCCCATTCGGCAGCGATTGTTTTCGTATAGCCGATCATGCCGTGTTTGGAAGCGACGTAGGTGGATGAATGTGCAGAGCCTAGCAAGCCCTGAATGGAAGCGATGTTTACGATCCGCCCGTAGTTCCTTTCTTTCATCTTGGGCAACAGGTTTCTGCAAAATAGGAACACACTCTTCAGGTTGGTATTCATGATCCAATCCCATTCCTCATCGGAGACTTCGTCGACTCGGTGGAATGGACCGCCTACTCCTGCATTATTGACCAAGATGGTGACATTCCCAAAATGAGCTTCCACAAGCTGGATGGCTTCTTCAACTTGCCCTCGTTGGCCGACATCACAGCGAATGGGCAAGGCTTGACCGCCTGTCTGCTTGATTTCTTTGGCGACTAACTGTGCCTTTTCTTCTTGTACATCAAGAACAGCGACATGGACCCCATGCTGAGCCAAAAGCTTTGCTGCTGCGGCCCCGATCCCATTGCCTGCTCCTGTGATCATTGCTACTTGCTGCATTTGTAAACGCTCCTTATTCATCTGTTATTTAGAGAATGCCTGTAGGAGGAAGGATTTTGACTTCATCGATTCGAACGTGGAGGGGACGGGAGGCGATATCTAACACGGTATCTGCCACATCTTTTGGTACGAGCATCGCACTCGGATCAAAAAAATGCCGGTCCTCCGTCATGTTTGTATGAACGGCACCGGGAAAAATGGTAGAGACCCTCACATTGTCGTTTTTCCACTCTTCATTGCAAATTTGGGAAAAGCCTTGGACGGCAAATTTCGAAGCACCATAAACGCCGTTGTCCGCAATCGGAATATATCCTGAGACACTAGAGATATTGATGATTCGGCCTCCGTGAGCTTTCATTACCTTGTATCCTTCACGGCTGCAAAGAAAGAGTCCGGTTACATTGGTGCGGAAAACATTCTCCCATTCTTCCAAGCTTGTTTGTTCAACAGGCTTAAACACGCCGACTCCTGCATTGTTGACGAGGACATCTAGACGCCCGTATAACCTTTGTACATGGGCAAACAGAGCAAGGACACTTTGCTCGTCTGTCACGTCTAGCTGTATATTCGTCACACTTCCCGGTTCAGCGTGTGCGATTTCGTTGGGAGGAGGCGCGGATCGAGAGGTTGCCCAAACAATTGCTCCTTCTTTTGCCAGAACATTTGCCATTTCAAGACCTAATCCCCGACTGGCTCCTGTGATGACTACGACTTTATTCAGTAGTTTCATGTGTACCTCCAGATGTGAAACGTGCATTCCAAGAATTGGGTTCATGCATGGGATTTTAATGGTACAAAAATTTGTTTTTCCCAACAAGCGCCTTAGGAATGAATTTCAGTAAAAGTAGTAGGAATTTGTTGGGCAGGAACTAGGTATTTGATCGTGGAAAGCTTTGTTAGTAAACCTATTTCCCCCCTGGGAGGCTCATTCTATGGAAAAGCATGCGGCTGTTATCGGATCAGGTGTTATGGGACATGGAATCGCGCAGCTATACGCATTGGCTGGATTTCGTGTTTCTCTTTACGATTTGCAGGAAGCGTTTTTGATGAAAGCGAGAGCTAGCATCGAGCACAGCCTTTCCCTTCTGGTTGCAGAGGGAGTGATTGCAGAACAATCTAGAGTAGCAGCGCTAGAGCAAATCGTCCTGACCACGGATTTGCGAGCGGCAGTATCTGATGCAGAAGTCATCACAGAAGCGGTACCAGAAGTCATCGAGCTGAAGTGGGAGCTGTTTGAAAAGCTGGAGCAATACGCGAGGCCAGATGCGATTATTGCTTCCAATACGTCTACGTTTTCGATTGCGCGACTGATCGAAAAAGCTACTACGCCACAACGCTTTATCATTACACATTTTTTCAATCCAGCCCAATTGGTTCCGTTGGTCGAGGTAGTCAGGCACGAGAAGACCGCGCAGGAAGTGGTTCACAAGACGATGCAGTTGATGGAAGAGATCGGGAAGTCCCCAGTTTTGCTGAAAAAGGATGTACCGGGCTTTATCGCCAATCGTCTGCAAACGGCCTTGATGAGAGAAGCTTTTCATTTGCTCGCAGAAGGTGTGGCAGATGCAGCCCAGATCGATACGGTGATGAAGGATGGCATTGGCTATCGTTGGGCTTTTGTCGGACCTATTGAGACGGCCGATTTTGGTGGACTCGATACGTGGAAGCGTGTGATGGATAACCTGGCGCCAGAGCTGGATTCCTCGACAAAAGCCCCCGCCATCATTGAGGAACGAGTAGCAGAAGGCAAGCTTGGCACCAAGACCGGAGCAGGTATTTACTCGTATCAGGATACGTCTGTCTCAGAAAAGCTTCGTGTACGTGACGAACAGTTCATTCGCTTGGGGAAAATGAGGGCAATGATCAATAAATTTCGCTACTAAATAGTCAGCCAATACCGACCGTCCTGTCTGTCATACATAAGCAGGGCGGTTTTTCTATGGCCTCAGGGTCCGCTTTTTCTATACCTATGACAGTTCTGTATATTTTTTTACTTAATGAACCTTCCTTCGTTACCGATATAAAAAATTAGGACTTCACCAACATGAAACGTTTATCCAAATACAACTTAGAAAGAAGATGAAATGAAGTGAAAGTTAACTTGCGAAATTGGTTTCGAAGCTATCGAACCAAGCTCATCATCACATTTCTCTTGATTCTGTTAGTCCCTTCCCTTGTCGTTGGAAGCCTGGCTTACAATCAAGCGAAACAAGAAATTGACAAACAGATCATGGACAGCGCCAACGAAAACGTCGATTTGGTCAACTCCATCGTCAGCAGTACGTTTGAGGGCAAAAAGAAGGATGCTGACTATTTGGCAAAAGATATCACACCTGGCGTGAAATCAACTGATGTCCAAGAAGAAATCATGCATCATCTGGATATGTATATGGGTATGCATGCGGAAGCGTCCAGTATCAGTGTGGGAACGGTTGACGGACAGTACTTCCGCGCTCCTAGGCAAGAAGTACAGGCAGGGTTTGATCCGCGGACGAGAGACTGGTACAAAAGAGCGATGGAAAACAAGGGGACTGTCGTCGTAACGGAGCCATATATTTCGGCGGTATCCGGCGAGGTTTTAGTAGCGGTAGCGAGAACGACGGAGGATGGCGCAGGGGTTATCTGCATTACCGTCGGGATTGAACAGATCAAACAACTGGCAAACTCAGTCAGCATCGGTTCCGATGGAGATGTCATCGTAGTGGACAGCAATAAGAAGTATGTCGTCCATCCGGAAAATCAGGCAGGAACGCTGGCACAAGAGAGTTTTTACGACAATATGTACCAAGGGGAAACAGGTCAATTCCAATACGAGGAGCAAAGCATCCCGAAACAGATTTACTATGTGACGAATCCGGCTACAGGCTGGAAAATTGCCGGGTCGATGTACCTGTCAGAGATTGAGGATGCTGCACAGCCGATTTTCGCACAAACGTTTTGGACGATCACGATCTGCTTGCTGCTGGGAGGACTCATTGTAGCAGCTGTACTGCGTTCCCTTCTCCAGTCCATTCAGGAAGTGAAGGTACACGCGGTCAGAGTGAGCCAAGGTATTTTGACTGACCCGATTAAAGTGCGGTCAACTGACGAAATCGGTGAGCTTGGTCATGCGTTTAACACGATGCAGGATAACCTTCGTGCGCTCATTTCCGATGTTGAGGCCAGGGCAGAGCAAGTAGCGGCGTCTTCGGAGCAATTAACTGCGAGTGCGCAGCAGACGAGCATTGCAACCGAGCATGTAACGACTTCTGTTCAGGACGTAGCTGGCAGCGCGGAACAACAAACGAGCGGAATCGACCAAAATGTTCGTTCATTGCAGGACATTTCGGAAGGGGTCACACGGATTGTAGAGAGTGTTAATGTGTTGTCAGATACTGCTCAGCAAACAACGGTTCAGGCAGAAGAAGGAGGCAACTTTGTCGCTCAAGTCATGGGTCAAATGAAGTCGATTCATGAATCGGTAGAACAGTCGGACCGCATGACCAAATCACTCTATGATCGTTCGAAAGAAATCGGCACGATCTCGGATGTCATCAGTGGAATTGCCCAGCAGACGAATTTGCTCGCATTGAATGCAGCGATTGAGGCGGCGCGGGCTGGTGAGCATGGTAAAGGCTTTGCAGTTGTTGCTACAGAGGTGCGCCTGTTGGCTGAGCAATCACAATTGTCGGCCAAGCAAATTTCTGAATTGATCACAGAGATTCAACGGGAAACCAAGCAATCCGTCGACAATATGGAAAAAGTCAGACTGGATGTTGCAGCAGGTTTGAACGTTTCCGAGGAGACGATTCACAAGTTTGAAGGCATCATGGAGAGCACCAGACTGACCAATCCACATATCGCAGAGGTTTCCATGATCGCACAGCAAATCTTGGCTGCTGTTCAGGAAGTAACCGCGACAGCCAATGTGCTCGTCACCATTGCGAAAAGCAATGCCGAAACAGCCGAGGAAGTAGCAGCCTCTACCGAAGAGCAGCTCGCCTCCATGCAAGAGATCTCAACCTCCGCTCAATCCTTGTCGTCATTGGCGGAAGAGCTGAAAGTTTTGATCAATAAGTTTACCTATTAACCTGCGTCTTTACACAAACGAAGCGCCCTGTCTCCAGGCATACGAGCAGGGCGCTTTGCCATATAGATGTGATAACATATGGGCAATACAAGCGATATGGAATGAGGAGATGTGAACGATGAACACGATGATCAGAATAGAACAGGTAGATGATTATTCCGTTACTGAACAAGTCGTAAAAAGTGCATTCGCGAATGCAGAGTTCACCGATCACAAAGAACATGAATTGGTGTCTCGCATCAGAAAATCGGATGCATTTATCCCCACGTTATCTCTCGTCGCGATTGATGAAGAGAATCAAGCGATCTTGGGACATATTCTTTTTTCAAAAGTACACATCTGCAATGACAATCAGAGCATAGAGTCACTTGCACTTGCTCCAGTGTCTGTCTTGCCCGATTACCAAAGCAAAGGCATAGGAAAGAAATTAATTCTCGAAGCCCTCCAAAAAGCCAAAGAACTGGGATACCAATCTGTTGTTGTCCTCGGCCATCCCGAATATTACCCGAAGTTTGGCTTCCAAAAAGCATCCCGATGGGGAATAAAAGCACCTTTCGACGTACCGGATGAAGTATTTATGGCTTTGGAGCTGCAAGAAAATGCCTTGGCTCATATCTCGGGCGTTGTTGAATACCCCAGTGCTTTTTTTGAATAGGTAGGATTGTTAATGAAAAGAACCGCAGTAGATCGTTGAAGCCATCTACTGTGTTTCTTTATTCCTAGTTATGGTAATATGAAGTGCCTACCAATTCGTGAAAAAAACGGAATCGTATGTCGGAGGGGAAAAGGAAACAATGGAACTCAGGCGAAACGAATCGATCGTACAAGAGAATATAGCGGCAAACCTATTCAGAGGAATGGAAGGAGTAGGTGGGAAGTTAACGATTACGAGTGAAAGACTCTATTTTCAACCACACAGTTTCAATATTCAAACACAACCTCTCGAATTAAGCTTGAATGATATTGCGGCAGTTGAAAAGCGGAATACGCTATTCGTGATCCCAAACGGAATGAAGATCAAGCTGCATAACGGGCAAGAGCATAAATTTGTTGTATGGAAGCGAGCGGAGATCATCGGAAGGATTCAGGATACAAAGATGAAGCAAAAAATGACGGTGATTATTAAGACGAGGTAAGCGATCCGCTCCATGAAAAACGCCCTGTCACACGCAATACTGAGCAGGGCGATTCCCACATCTTACAAGTCCTTTGCAATGTGTGGTTTGCTATAATGACTGGTACCCCCACCGCCTACCAATACTCTTCCACCTTGTCTGAAGATGAGCAATTTCCTAGATCCATTTGAAAGCAGTACAGTTATTTTTGCTCGATTCGCTGTTGCAATATAAATAACGTAACCACTTCTGGAGATTACTGTACGCCAGTTGCGATCGAATTCAGAGCGCAGAACCCGATTGGAATAAACTTGGTTTTCTACGCGTCTCGCCGTGATTCTTTTCTTTTGCATCGAGTCTCAACACCTCCTGTCAAACTATCCTATTCAGGGGGTAGAAAAAGGAATGGACAAGAGTTGTAGGCGATTTTACTATTTTCATTGCAACCAGACAGGAAGCGTTCTATGATAACACCAAGGACGGTAATCATGGTAGTAAGCCGTCAAAGAGGAGTGAGTGACTTATGGCAAAAAGCGCAGCACGCAAGCAACGCGAAAAGCTGGCCCGTGAAGGCAAAAGAAACCCAGAGCTAAACAGAAGCATTTTCGCTTTTGCTGACATGAGACAACGGACGACGAAGACTCGAGCAGAAAAACTGAATCAACAGAAACACAAAAGGTCGTTATCCTACCAAAGTGATGATGGCCTTTTTTATTTGCGTGCGAAGCTTGCTGCAATCGTTTAACATAAAGTCATCCCGTACCAAAGTGAGGCATGACATCATGAATAATACCATTCATCCCGAATGTGCGAGAGCCATTCAACATCTCCTCCAACTGAAGGACCCAAAACGCGAAGACTTTTTGGCGCTGAAAACGTATGGAAATGACCGCTATTCGGCAATGGGCTGGGAGGAGCTACAGACATACATCAATGAAAAGACCGTCATCATCGTCGAGCAGTTTGAAAATGAACAAAATATTATGTCTGCCCTGCGCTGGGTAGCGAGAGGATTGCCGGTTTGGCTAGCGATTCGAAAAGTACGGGCGGATTTTTCTGTGTATGGATACAAGAAGTAGCCGGTCTTTCAAAAAAAATATATGCAAATAATAGAAATAATACTGCGCTAACGAAAAGATAGGTCTATTATTGTCAATATCAGCAATATTGGAGGGAGACATCATGACAGATTACTTACTTAGCTTACTACAAATCATTATGATCAACCTGGTCCTGAGTGGAGACAATGCAGTCGTTATTGCTCTTGCCTGTCGGAACCTGAGTCCAGAGCTACAGAAAAAAGCCACTTTTTGGGGGAGCTTCGGTGCAATTGGACTGCGGATCATCCTTACCTTCATTGCCATCTGGCTGTTGAAAATCCCGTTTGTCCAAGTCGTTGGAGGACTTTTGCTCATCTGGATTGCGGTCAAGCTGTTAAAAGGTGAAGAGGAGGACAGTCACATTGGTGGGGGAGCGAGTTTTGTTGAGGCACTCAAAACCATTATTTTTGCCGATCTGATTATGAGTCTGGACAATGTCATTGCCGTAGCTGGAGCAGCAAACGGGAACCTGGTTTTGGTCATCATCGGTCTTGCCATCAGCATTCCGCTCATCATTTGGGGAAGTCAGTTGCTGATGAAGCTGATGAACCGTTTTCCCATCATCGTATTGTTGGGGGCGGCTTTGCTCGGATATACAGCAGGAGAAATGATTGTAGGAGACAAAGCAGTTGGCAGCTTCCTGGAGGGGGTAATGCCTTCGTTGCATATGATTTTGCCGGTAGCATTGGCACTTCTGGTGATTGTGATTGGAAACTATTTGAAAAGGAAGGAGAAAAATGTGATAAATAAAGAAGTGACAAATAATCATGCGGAGACACTATAGCTATGGAATATCGCGATTGGTACATTCTCCAAACCTTGTACCAGGAACAAAACATCACGAAAACAGCCGAAAGCTTGTATTTGTCCCAGCCTGCTCTGACCAAACGGCTACGGCAGATTGAAAAAGAGTTTGGCGTACAGATCGTGCAACGGGGGAGTAGAGGCGTTCATTTCACTCCTCAAGGCGAGTATTTGGCCAAATGCGCGGATGAAATGCTCCTCAGACTGCGCAATATCAAGGAGCATGTCTTGAACATGGGAGAAGAGGTCAATGGTACGCTCAGGCTGGGGGTATCCAACTATTTTGCACGGTACAAGCTCCCGATGATCTTGAAAAAGTTCAAGGAAGCCTATCCAAACGTCGAGTACAAGGTGATGACCGGATGGAGCAAAGACGTCTACAAGTCCGTGTATAATCAGGACGTGCACGTAGGCTTCGTCCGGGGAAGCTACAACTGGTCCGACCAAAAGCACTTGCTGTTCGAGGAATCTGTCTATGTCGTTTCCACGGAACCTATTCATATCGACGACCTGCCCACCCTGCCGCGAATCGACTACGAGACCGATCCGATGCTGCAGGCGTTAGTAGACAACTGGTGGACCGAACGATTTTCCCAACCCCCGCTGATCGGCATGGAGGTCGACAAGGCGGATACATGCAGTGAAATGGTAGCAAACGGTTTGGGGTACGCCATCCTTCCACGAGGCGTGCTCAATGGCAAAGACGATCTGCACATGATTGAGCTGACCACAGCAGAAGGGGAGCCGATCAGGCGAAGCACCTGGATGTTTTATCATGCGGACTCAATGGACTTGCAAATGGTCAAGGCATTTGTACGCTTCATGGAGCAGGGTGAGATAACATTTCTCGATTAAGCAAGGAAAAAGGAACTGCTGGGAACTCTCTGATCTTGGAGCCAGCAGTTTTTTTAGTATTCATTCAAGGAATCGCTAACGATAACCATTTTGTATTTTTGCTGCGAGAACAATTGTTTTACACTAGGTGTACCCCCACCCTAGAAGCTTCATACAACGTCGGAGAGTAGGAGAGGGAACGCTTATGCTGTTACGCATTCTGTTTACATTGCTGCTCGGATCACTGGGAGGCTGGCTGTTTGCTACCATCCACAGTCCACTTCCTTGGCTGCTCGGAGCATTAGTCACCACGGTTATTTGTAATATGCTTGGGGTCAAAAATCTTTGGATTCCCCGATGGTTTCGTCAAGCAGGCTTGACAGTGATTGGGATTACCCTTGGTCTGCGAATGACACCAGAAATCGTCGATACGATGACAGGGCACATCGGTTTGATGCTCATCACCACGATTTTGACCATCTTAATCAGTTTGGTAAACGCTTGGATATTTTATAAGGTCTGCCGAGTAGACGGAATAACGGCGATCTTCAGTAACATTCCCGGCGGATTATCGGAAATGGTGTCGGTGGGGCAAACGGCTGGAGGAAATCAACAAGTCATCACGATTTTCCACTCGATTCGTGCGATCAGCGTCGTGCTTTGCACTCCTTATCTTGTGACATTTCTACCTACTCATGCTGCCATACAGCCAGCTACTACAGAACACATGCTGGGGATTGGGCAGACAGTCATGATTCTTGTGGCTGGTGTCATTGGAGCGTTGATTGCGTCACGCTGTTATATACCCGCTCCGTTCTTGCTAGGTGCCTTGCTCGTGACCGCTTTGATTTCGATGAATACATCGCTTGTGGGAGAGAGTCCTGCGTTGCCAAGCATCTTAGTCCAAGGGGCGCAAATATTCATCGGGGTCAGCATCGGTCTTGGCTTCAAACGAGAGGACATCGCCAAAAACCGTCGATTCTTTCTGTTCGGTCTCATGCATTCCCTGTTCTTGTTCGTCATGGTGATTGCGCTTGCCATCGGCATTTCTTACGTGACGGCTACCGATATCGTGACCGCGATTCTGGCTACGGTGCCAGGTGGACTCGCCGAGATGAGTTTGACTGCCTTGGCGACAGGTGCCGATCCGATCTTAGTGACAGCGTTTCATCTGTTTCGTTTAGTTCTTGTCCTGACGTTGTTTTCCTTCGGCGCTCGTGTATGGACGAACCGCCACAGCAGGATCAAACAGCCAAAGGAGACCAGCGCCTGACGAAGTTTTACAGTCGAATCTATGGCAAGGCCTGTACGTTCCCTGACCGGAACGGCAGGTCTTTTTGGCGTGAAAAAAATGAAAATAATCGTAAATATGGTGTTTATCCAAATTATCTGAACAAACTAGGAAGCGTTTTCATCTGATGCTATGATCTCCTTAACTTATTTGAAAACGCTATCAATCGAGGGGGTTATAAAAATGAAAAAATCAAACAAATGGACAAAGTGGACCGGAGTACTCCTCACTACGGCAATGGCACTTAGCCTCGCAGCCTGTGGAGGCGGCGGCGGTGGGCAGACAGCATCCTCTGGAGGAGCTTCTACCTATCCGGAAAAACCGATCTCGGTTATCGCTCCGTCTGGGGCAGGCGGTGGTTTGGATAAAACAGCGCGTTCTCTCGCAAAGGTGATGTCAGCAACGAAGCTGGTAGACAAGACGATCTCCGTCGAAAACAAGCCAGGTGGCGGACAGGCAGTAGGTTTGGCTGATTTCGTAACGCAGGACAAGAAAAACAACTATAAGCTCTTGCTTCCCTCTACACCAATCGTCATCAACAATGTGAAAAAAGAAGGAAACAGCCCGCATTCCTACAATGATATGACTCCGTTGGCACAATTGACGAAAGATTACGGCGCGATCGTAGTAGCAGCCGATTCTCCATACAAGGATCTGAAATCGTTAATGGATGCAATCAAAGCTGATCCAACCAAAGTAACGGTTGCAGGCGGTTCTGCTCCTGGCTCGCTTGATCACTTGACCTTTTTGATGCCAGCTGTAAAAGCGGGAATTGATCCGAAATCAGTGAAATACATCTCTTACGATGGCGGTGGAGAAGCGATCGCATCTCTCTTGGGTGGCAATGCTGACGTACTGGCTACAGATGTATCCGGTTCGGGTGAATACTTGAAATCCGGCAAAGTAAGAATCTTGGGTGTTTCTTCCCCGGAGCGCTTGAAAGGAATGTTCAAGGACATCCCGACGTATAAAGAATCCGGTTATGACACGGAGCTGATCAACTGGCGCGGTGTATTTGGACCAAAAGACATGACACCAGATGCTGTTGCTTACTGGGAGCAAAAATTGAAAGCCATGACAGAGACTCCTGAGTGGAAAGCAGAGCTGGAAGCAAACGGCTGGGACGATGGCTACAAAAACGGTGCAGACTTCAAGAGCTACCTGGGTGAGCAAGAAAAAATGTTCAAGGAAATCCTGAGCTTGCTCGGAATGGCAAAATAAAAAGGTTTGATGGGGGATGGAGAAGGAGCGATTCTTCTCCTCCTCCTTCATTCTGGATTCTTGTACGAACAGGAGGGAACATACGTGAGCAAAACATTTGACCGCTTCGCCAGTCTGATTTTTCTCGTGTTGGGCGTAGCATTTGTGGTCGGGAGCCAAAACATCTCGGCGAGTGCTTACGGCAGCAATGTCGGACCAAACATTTTTCCAATGGGACTCGGAAGCTTGCTGATCCTGCTCAGCCTGCGATTATTTTATGAGACATTCAAATACAAGCAAGAGGGCAAGAAAGAGAAGGAAAAGCTCGATTACAAACGGTTCCTCATCATTCTTGTCGCGGCCTTATTCTACGTATTGCTTCTAGAGGAAATCGGCTATGTGATCAGTACCTTCCTTTTCCTTTTGGTTGGATTTCAGACGATGCAGAAAGGGAAATGGCTCAACAGCGTGCTCATTTCCGGTGCATTTTCATTCGGTGTCTACTTGTTGTACGTGGAAGTTCTCGATGGCACTTTGCCCGGTTTACCAACATGGTTAGGCTTGTAGGAGGTGGATGAAATGAGTGCATTTGATTATTTGCTGAACGGATTTGCCACTGCCCTGCAATGGCAAAATATTATCTTTGCATTTGTGGGTGTCTTGATCGGTACAGTAGTCGGGGTATTGCCAGGGATTGGCCCAATCAGTGGCGTGGCCTTGTTGATTCCGGTGACCGCTTCGTTGACGAGTGGACTGCCTCCAGAAGCAGCGGCGACCAGCGCCATTATTTTGCTGGCAGGGGTTTATTACGGAGCGATGTATGGCGGCTCTACTACTTCGATTTTGTTGAATACACCTGGTGAGTCATCTTCTGTTGTTACCGTACTGGACGGATACCCGATGGCTAAGCAGGGAAGAGCGGGAGTCGCTCTCTCCATCGCTGCAATTGGTTCGTTTTTTGCAGGACTCGTCTCGCTGATCGGTCTGGTATTTTTGGCAGAGCCACTCTCGGAAGTAGCGCTCAAGCTCAGCCCGGCAGATGAGTTTTCACTGATGATCTTGGGGTTATGTGCACTGAGCGGGCTGGCAGGCAAGTCCGTGACCAAAGCATTGATGATGACGGTTTTTGGCTTATTGATCGCGACGATCGGGCTGGACAATGTATCGGGTGTGGCGCGTTTTACCTTTGATATGCCCGAGCTTTATTCTGGTTTGGAATTTTTGACGATCGCTGTAGGGGTATTTGCGCTTGGAGAAGTGTTCAAGACGATTCTCGAACGGGATGTGAATGAGGGAGAGATCGCCAAAATCTCCCGAATTATACCGACCAAGCAAGACTTGAAAGAAAGTGCTGGACCGATTCTCCGCGGATCACTGGTTGGATTCTTTAAAGGAATTGTTCCTGGTTCTGGTGCTACATTGGCATCCTTCCTCGCTTATTTGCTGGAAAAGAAAATCAGTAAAACGCCTGAAAAAT is from Brevibacillus brevis and encodes:
- a CDS encoding GRAM domain-containing protein; the encoded protein is MELRRNESIVQENIAANLFRGMEGVGGKLTITSERLYFQPHSFNIQTQPLELSLNDIAAVEKRNTLFVIPNGMKIKLHNGQEHKFVVWKRAEIIGRIQDTKMKQKMTVIIKTR
- a CDS encoding methyl-accepting chemotaxis protein, encoding MKVNLRNWFRSYRTKLIITFLLILLVPSLVVGSLAYNQAKQEIDKQIMDSANENVDLVNSIVSSTFEGKKKDADYLAKDITPGVKSTDVQEEIMHHLDMYMGMHAEASSISVGTVDGQYFRAPRQEVQAGFDPRTRDWYKRAMENKGTVVVTEPYISAVSGEVLVAVARTTEDGAGVICITVGIEQIKQLANSVSIGSDGDVIVVDSNKKYVVHPENQAGTLAQESFYDNMYQGETGQFQYEEQSIPKQIYYVTNPATGWKIAGSMYLSEIEDAAQPIFAQTFWTITICLLLGGLIVAAVLRSLLQSIQEVKVHAVRVSQGILTDPIKVRSTDEIGELGHAFNTMQDNLRALISDVEARAEQVAASSEQLTASAQQTSIATEHVTTSVQDVAGSAEQQTSGIDQNVRSLQDISEGVTRIVESVNVLSDTAQQTTVQAEEGGNFVAQVMGQMKSIHESVEQSDRMTKSLYDRSKEIGTISDVISGIAQQTNLLALNAAIEAARAGEHGKGFAVVATEVRLLAEQSQLSAKQISELITEIQRETKQSVDNMEKVRLDVAAGLNVSEETIHKFEGIMESTRLTNPHIAEVSMIAQQILAAVQEVTATANVLVTIAKSNAETAEEVAASTEEQLASMQEISTSAQSLSSLAEELKVLINKFTY
- a CDS encoding SDR family oxidoreductase; this translates as MKLLNKVVVITGASRGLGLEMANVLAKEGAIVWATSRSAPPPNEIAHAEPGSVTNIQLDVTDEQSVLALFAHVQRLYGRLDVLVNNAGVGVFKPVEQTSLEEWENVFRTNVTGLFLCSREGYKVMKAHGGRIINISSVSGYIPIADNGVYGASKFAVQGFSQICNEEWKNDNVRVSTIFPGAVHTNMTEDRHFFDPSAMLVPKDVADTVLDIASRPLHVRIDEVKILPPTGIL
- a CDS encoding GNAT family N-acetyltransferase, which produces MNTMIRIEQVDDYSVTEQVVKSAFANAEFTDHKEHELVSRIRKSDAFIPTLSLVAIDEENQAILGHILFSKVHICNDNQSIESLALAPVSVLPDYQSKGIGKKLILEALQKAKELGYQSVVVLGHPEYYPKFGFQKASRWGIKAPFDVPDEVFMALELQENALAHISGVVEYPSAFFE
- a CDS encoding LysR family transcriptional regulator, with product MEYRDWYILQTLYQEQNITKTAESLYLSQPALTKRLRQIEKEFGVQIVQRGSRGVHFTPQGEYLAKCADEMLLRLRNIKEHVLNMGEEVNGTLRLGVSNYFARYKLPMILKKFKEAYPNVEYKVMTGWSKDVYKSVYNQDVHVGFVRGSYNWSDQKHLLFEESVYVVSTEPIHIDDLPTLPRIDYETDPMLQALVDNWWTERFSQPPLIGMEVDKADTCSEMVANGLGYAILPRGVLNGKDDLHMIELTTAEGEPIRRSTWMFYHADSMDLQMVKAFVRFMEQGEITFLD
- a CDS encoding TerC family protein — its product is MTDYLLSLLQIIMINLVLSGDNAVVIALACRNLSPELQKKATFWGSFGAIGLRIILTFIAIWLLKIPFVQVVGGLLLIWIAVKLLKGEEEDSHIGGGASFVEALKTIIFADLIMSLDNVIAVAGAANGNLVLVIIGLAISIPLIIWGSQLLMKLMNRFPIIVLLGAALLGYTAGEMIVGDKAVGSFLEGVMPSLHMILPVALALLVIVIGNYLKRKEKNVINKEVTNNHAETL
- a CDS encoding 3-hydroxyacyl-CoA dehydrogenase family protein, giving the protein MEKHAAVIGSGVMGHGIAQLYALAGFRVSLYDLQEAFLMKARASIEHSLSLLVAEGVIAEQSRVAALEQIVLTTDLRAAVSDAEVITEAVPEVIELKWELFEKLEQYARPDAIIASNTSTFSIARLIEKATTPQRFIITHFFNPAQLVPLVEVVRHEKTAQEVVHKTMQLMEEIGKSPVLLKKDVPGFIANRLQTALMREAFHLLAEGVADAAQIDTVMKDGIGYRWAFVGPIETADFGGLDTWKRVMDNLAPELDSSTKAPAIIEERVAEGKLGTKTGAGIYSYQDTSVSEKLRVRDEQFIRLGKMRAMINKFRY
- a CDS encoding SDR family NAD(P)-dependent oxidoreductase, coding for MQQVAMITGAGNGIGAAAAKLLAQHGVHVAVLDVQEEKAQLVAKEIKQTGGQALPIRCDVGQRGQVEEAIQLVEAHFGNVTILVNNAGVGGPFHRVDEVSDEEWDWIMNTNLKSVFLFCRNLLPKMKERNYGRIVNIASIQGLLGSAHSSTYVASKHGMIGYTKTIAAEWGEHGITCNAICPGYVDTAMGVRPEDISDYMNRVIAKSPVKRVAQPMEIAQMIYHLVGPHSGYINGASITMDGGISSHIGITDQLS